The segment TGGTCTTTAAGATACTACATTATTGTCTTTAGGTTCGCTCTGTGCACAACTCTGTCATGGAATTGAGGAACATATGCAACCATCCTTACCTGAGCCAGCTTCATGTTGAAGAGGTAGAATGCAAATCTTCCATTCTGCCTCTGTGCCTCACTATTGTTATTTTTGATTCCTTATGTTTGCCATCAACCATTTGGGTTCTCTTGTAGATTGAGGGCTATCTGCCTAAACATTTCCTGCCATCTATTGTGAGGCTCTGCGGAAAACTTGAGATGTTGGACAGATTGCTGCCCAAACTCAAAGCAACTGGCCATAGGGTGAGTGAATATTATTTGGATTTAGTCTGACTTGAATTTGattgttcctttttttttctctagtTGCCAGTTGAACTTGAATGATCTTCCCTCCCCTCCTGCTCCCTCATCTTTTTTTgtatcttttttccttttcactGATGGCAACTACAATCCTCCAGGTTCTACTTTTTTCTACAATGACAAGATTGCTTGATGTAATGGAGGATTACCTGGTTTGGAAAAAGTATAAATACCTTCGATTGGATGGGCACACTTCTGGTCAGGAAAGAGGAGCTCTTATCGATAAATTTAATGATCCTAATTCTCAAGCATTCATTTTTCTTCTTAGGTATGTTACAATTGTATTGCAAGTTTTTATCAAAAAGTGAGCTTAGCAAACTCACGAAGTATGATTGGGCTACTGATTTGATAATATTTATTTAAACCTATTTATCTAATGACAAACGAATACTTAGCTCTAACTGTTATCTACCTCTTTTTGGTAGTATACGAGCTGGAGGTGTTGGGGTCAATCTTCAAGCAGCCGATACAGTTATCATATTTGATACTGATTGGAATCCTCAGGTAGCTAAATATCTAGTTATAatgttatatataaatatatacacCTATTACTCTTCTATAAGAGAACACAATGTGCTGCTCACTACTAATTGATTTTTATCCAGGTTGACCTGCAAGCACAGGCTAGGGCCCACAGGATTGGTCAAAAGAAGGAGGTTCTTGTTTTACGTTTAGAAACGGTAATCATTTCTTGTGGTGTTAGGTTGAAAGTTTGTTTATCTACTCCCTCTGTTTCAAATTGTAAGGCCTTTTAGCTTtttctatgtatctagacatagcgTATATTTATGTTCATAGCTTTTTCTgtacctagaaaagccaaagcaacttacaatttggaacgaGGGAGTAGTTGAAAAATCAATTGAGCTTACCCAGTGGCTAGTGTTGAAAGTTACCACACATTGTGGGTGGCCTGGGGAAGGGAATTTCTAGGAAGCCTTTCCCTTGCTTTATTTTGCAAGTAGGCTGATTCATACCAatgtttgtttgttttgtttCTTGACATCTAGGATGAATTtgaaattttatttttcatgtttatttaattttatatatACCACATGCATCATGTTTCAAAAAATATTCAAAGCATTGCGACATGCTCAATTCATTAGCTGGGACACGGCTACACGGGACCCTTGGATGAAATCCACTCTCATATAAGAAACCACAGAAAATAATAATACATGCACTTAGCTTAGGGAGCAGAAAACCATGGATACTAATAGTTCTCTTAATAAAACAGCTATTGTTTGAAGGTACAACACAATTTGATGTTTCTCAATCGAAATGAACATTTTTTTTTGGGTAAGCCAAATGAATAAAGTTGTGCCTTTGATACTAAAAAGTTCTTTGATAATGACTATATACAAAACTTCATGAGGAGATTTTTCTCTATTATTTATCTGTTTGTGCCATAGCAGAAACCCTATGTGATTTTGTGATGACCTGAATATCTCAAGAATTCTACTagttgtgatgaaaaatctCGTGCCATTTGTTTTTGACTTTTAGCCTATTTTAATGATATAAGGTCCGAACTGTTGAAGAACAAGTCAGGGCTTCAGCAGAACACAAATTAGGTGTTGCTAATCAGAGTATAACAGCGGGTTTTTTTGACAATAACACAAGGTAAATCCTTCTATTGTCTCAAATAATTTAGCACCCACAGGTCCCAGCCTCGCCCTCCTAATTTATACAATGGGGTGCTATTTCAGTGCTGAAGATCGAAGAGAGTATCTTGAATCACTCCTACGTGAGTGTAAGAAGGAAGAAGCAGCTCCAGTGTTAGACGACGATGCTCTGAATGATATTCTAGCTCGGAGGTAAGATCCGGTTGCTTCGACATTATGAATGTTTGTATTTACATAACATTGCTTTGCTTTCTGTACTGCAGTGAAGCTGAGATTGACATATTTGAGTCTATTGACAAGCAAAGGAGAGAAGAAGAAATGGTATGCTGAATTTCTATAAGTTGCTTTCAGCTAAAGCTTCTACATATTTGCCATCTTGTAATATTGTTGTCCTTACAGGCAATTTGGCAAAAGGTGGTTCAGGATGGTTCAACTAGTGGGCTAGACCCTGCAGTATTGCCTTCTCGTCTTGTGACTGATGATGATCTCAAGCCCTTCTGCCATGCTATGAAACTTTACGAGCCATCATCAAATGTGAAAACAGTAAAGGTGAATGTGAGGAAGAAGGGTGAACTTGGGGGGCTTGATACACAACATTATGGAAGGGGTAAACGAGCTCGTGAGGTCAGTTGCACACTGTCTCTTAATGTATCTTTCAATTGTTGcctaatggatttctttgctaaTTCATGAATACCCATATAGGTTCGCTCTTATGAGGACCAATGGACTGAAGAAGAATTTGAAAAACTTTGTCAAGTTGATTCTCCTGAATCACCCCAACCTGGTGGCATGTCAAAGGATTTGGATATTCCTAATAAAGGCATTAAGACTGAAATTGCTGTGGAGAGTTCAAAAGAACCAGAACAAATGAGGATGGAGGCATCCCCAACTGTTGGGGACTCCCCACCAGCCAAACGACGGAGAGGCAGACCTAAAAGGTCAGATGTTTTCTTATCTCCTACTGCAGATCTGACTGATGCTGTCAAACAAGACACAGGAACCACACAGGATGGTAGTTTGGCCACACCAGCAAGTACCTTCCATTCTGATACACCAGCTACTCCAATCCATTCTGCTGCTTCAGATGTTAATATACATTCTATTTCACCAGCTGATATCAAGAAACAAGAGTTCAGTACTGATACTAAGCCTTCCAGTTCTGTCTCTGTTTTGGAAGGATCCACGGCGAATGAAATTGGTACACCATTACAGAGTGTTCATAATGTAGCAGCTCCTGCACCACCGCATCAATCAGCTAGGGGGAGAAAATCCCAAGCAGGAGAAACACCTCGCAGGCGAGGCCGAAAACCAAAATCTCTATCTTCATCTGGTGTAGATGATGTTAGTCTTAACCCAACTGTTTCAACTGGTAGTGGGGTAGCAGACACTAGTTATGTTTCTTCATATTCTCATGTGAATATGCCCTCATCACAAGGCACTGCTGTGGCACTGGCAGGAATCCAGAAGGATTTGGTCACAGTTAAATTGGATACATTGTTGCCAGATAGTGGTAAGAATATTTCTCCTGTTAATGAAGATAAAGGTGCTACTGTTACAACACCTGTGGCAAAAGATATCTGTGCTGGAACTGTGACAACATCAGACAACACTATCACCCTGACACCGAATACTCTTAAGGAAAACATTGGATTAGTTCAAGTAGCATCTGCACCTACTATGCCTATGCCTGTGGCTTCAGAAGAATTATTGAAAACAGCAGCACATGTTGTGGTGGCAGATAAGCCTGTTGAGAAGCAAACTGCTTCACGTCGCCGCAGAAAGAAAACATCTAGTAGCGAGGATACTGGAGTCAGCACTAGACAAAGATCAGCTATGAAAAAATCTTATTACAGTACTTCTGTTGCCATTGATGAAGTTGGTTCTGCCATGACCCCAAATGAGAAATCAGGTATAGAGAAGGAAAGAGATGTCAGTTCAATTCAAGATACTCCCAATCAGCTGCCAAATATTAACTCACCACTGTATGAGAAGTCTGGATATGATTCTCAACCAAGCACACCTATAGCTGTCCCCATCAAtgaagctactcttcctagtGGCTTTGATACCCGCACTACTCATTCTAAGATAACTCTAGCAACATCTGCCAATCCTGCTGATCATGATAAACCGGTTGATTTGCACCTTAATGCGCCTGTTTCGGTTGATTCCCAAAATCATGAACAACTCAAGACAGGAAAGGACCATTTGGCAGTGAGTTCTGGAATCTTTTCTACTCAATTGCAAACAGTTACTGCAAATCCTACTAGTGATAATAAACCAGGAACTACCCAGTTTGAACCATCTGCTTCCTCTGTTCAGAATTCAGGTAAGGATGCCACTGCACTGACTTCTTCTGAGGTTGACAGTGCTGCTCCAAATAAGGCACCAAGCAGGAGGAGGAAAGGGTCAACGCGGGAACCACGCACCAGAAGAACTTCTGCAGCAGCTGCAAGTGAACGCCGTGCCCGACTTACTGGATCGAAGCAGGCAGAGGACACAAAGAAGTTAAAGATGTCTGCAACGCCAACTACAACAGTGTGTGTTTTAGCGGTAGAGCAACAGGGAGCTGCCTCTTTAAGAGCTGAGGTTACCAATGCTTCTGTTTGTGAAGAGCAGAAGAATCCTGGGAGTCACGTGTCTTCTGACATTTCAATTCCTGTGGGGAGTCATGTGCTGGGCGCAATAAGTACTGAAGAAACAACTGCCACTGTGATAACTCAGACTCCTGCAGTGGCTAAATCAGAAGAAAGAAAACTTCCAGTAGGGGATCAACAAGGTATAATTTATTACACTCAGATTGCTGTTCTTGGTCCAGATGAGAAGAGTGGCATAATCTTTGCTATTATTTTCCATGGTAGTGGTAACAGTGGCTGACATTACTTGTGCATatcttgtttttatttttcctaGGTATTCAGTTTGATAGTACAGTACCACAAACGAAGATGGTATCAAATGATGAAAGCATGCAAGGTACACTCTCACACACATGTATCTGCTCACAAGCAGTTCTTGGTCCAGACGAGAAGAACTGTACACTGTTTGCTGTGATTTGTACTGGTCAACAGTAGTAATTGCTGATGTTTCTTATGCATGGTTTTGctgctttttttttcaggtactGAAGTTAATAATTCGGAACAGACAAAAATAGTTTCTGCTGCTGAACCAGCACCTGCAAATGATGAACACATGCAAGGTACTCCTCGGCACACTGTCATCCTCACACATGGCACTATTCATCGCTGATGTTTCTTATGCATGATTTTGCTGCTTTTGTTTTCAGGTACTGAAGTTAGTAATTCGGAACAAACAAAAATGGTTTCTGCTGCTGAACCAGCACCTGCAAATGATGAACACACGCAAGGTACTCCTCATCACACACACTCATCCTCACACATGGCACGGTTCGTGGCCCAGATTAAGAGTAGAACATTATTGCTGTTAATTTTTCGACGGTCATTAGTACCAATTGCTGACATCATGCATATCTTTGCTCTTCTTTTCAGCTATAGAGGTTGGTAGTTCAGAGCAACCAACAAGTATGGTTTCAGCTGTGGAATCAGCACCTTCAAATGATGAAGAACACACAACGCATGAAGTGTATCTTGAGACTGCTGCTGATGATATGCTTACCTCTAGTGCAGCAACAGATATATTGCGGGATACAGTTGAGCATGCAGCTCGCCAGGCCAATGCAGCATGTACAGATGGAACCACAAGGCAGTCTGAAGCATCACAACTTGATAGCAAAGCCTCTCATGATGCCTCGTATAAAGACACTACTACTACTGTCTCCACCAAAGATGATAGCAAAGCCTCTCGCGATGCTTCTTACATCTTGCCCAGTGAAGGCACTGCTGTTGATGTTACTGGTTCTAAGCAAGATGATGTGAACATTGTTGGCACACAAACTGCTGATGCTTCCAGGGGTTCTTCTAGTCATTTTCAAGCTACTTTACAATCAACTGAGTCAGATTGGCATCCAGGTCAAGAGGAGAATTTGGAGAGTAGGAAGGAGCAGGTGAAAACGGAAGAAGCTTTGGATAACAGTTCTGGTGGCAATCAAACTCACAGTTTGGGCGATGAACCTTCTCATGATACATCATTAGCAAGAAATTCTCCTTTGGAATACTCGAATGAGCGTTGTTCTGCTCAAGTAATTGGtgaaactttcaaaagtaaagaaAATATTGTTGAAGTCCATTCTGCCATGAATACTGATGGCCCTGATGAAGCTCTGGATGCATTGTATGTCCAATCTAAGGAGGCCAGCATAACAGATAGTGGTGTAGCTACCGATGTTGATAAATTTGAAGGTAAAGAGACTAGTGTCGAGGTCCGTGATGACATGAATACTGATGGGCCTGAGGATGCTCAGGATGCTTTGTCCACCCAATCTGATAAAGAGGCCAGCATGGTAGAATTTGGTGTGTCTAACGATGGTAGTCCCACAGTTTGCAAAGCACACAATGATCTCGAGGGTCATGTATCTTGTGAAGATAGGACTGGTGGTGATATCCATACCAATGCAAATTATGGTTCTAATAATAAAAGTGAGGACACCATTGTTAATCCTGTTAAAACCACACGAGAACCGTTGGAAGAAAGCACCGTTATTGTATCAGAGAATTCTGATTTGAATAAGCAAAGCCACACATTGCATACTGGAAATGATCCTCCTGCAAGTACCCTGTTGATAGTTGAGTCTAACAAAGTTACTTGTGATGCTGAAATTGTTTGTGCTAGCAGATTAGAGTCTTCTTGTATTGAGGCTGAAACAGTGGCTATCCAAGAGTCAGCTGTTACTGATTTTGAGGGAACAAAAGGAACTGGGGATTTGGGTCACAAAACTGGCAGTCCGCTGTGTGATGATGTTCATGATACATCATGTTCTGTGATTGGTCTTGTGTGTGAGAAAGAACCTACTGAAGATCTTACTGATGGTAGCCATTCAGAAGCACCTAATTTACTTGCTGCTGTAGTACAAACTCGAGAAACTACTGTTGCAAACCAAGAGGAAATCATAGATGCAGTAGTGTTTATTGATGCCTGCAAGGCAGAACCTGATGGTGATTGTACTGTTGCTAAAGGAGCTGAAGAGACTGTAGAAATGGTTCATTCTGTTGAAAAGCAATCTGCTGTATTAGAACATGTTGAGAGACAGACGAAACAAACTACGATTTGTGGTTCTGTGCTAAATGAGTCCCCTCAGGCTGCAGGGTTGGAAGAGGACTGCTCTGTACTGAAGCATGGCGGTCCTACTGCCTCATCTGAGCTTCTTGCTGTAGCACCCAATCCAATCAGTGAAACTTCTGTTATTCAAGCCGAACCAGAGGCAACAAACTCGGATGGATACTGCACAACAGAGGTTGGCAGTGCTTTATCTGAAACTGTCAGGGGACTGGAGCCAAATAAAGAAACTGCTGTTCCAATGCAAGAGGATATTGAAGAAGCTAATGATACTTCTAATAATTGTGAAGCACACAATAATTCGGGGATTCATGCATTTGGTGAAGTGTTGATGGAAATGCAGTCATCAGAGGTCAAGGAAGTATCTTTTATTCAGTCTGGTGCAGCAAATTTGAGCACACAGACTCCTGTACTGCCTGATGAAACAGGACAAACCAATGTGGCTTCGACTGCAGAACTAGTACCTACAAATGATGATGAACACATGCAAGGTATTTTTTATCGCATGCATAAGCCACCGCTCTTGTGAGGAGAGCAGTACTCCCTGTGCAGTTATTTTCAATGTCAATAGTAACAATGGCTTAAATTTCTTGTGTACGTTCTTTCTCCCTTTATTTTCAGGCACTGATGTTAATTCTGAGCAACAAACAAAGATGGTTTCACCTGCTGAATCAGCACCTGGTAATGATGAACACATGCAAGGTACTAATTTTAAGTATCTAACCCACTTGTGCCCACACACACCCGAACTACAGTTCTTGTCTCAGATAGAATAGAACGTCCTCTGCTGTTGTTTTTTTAAAGGTCAATAGTAACTGCGACTGACATTTCTTATCATTctttgtcctctttctttcaGACATCACGGTTCTAAGTTCAGAACTGCAAACAAAGATGGTTTCAGCTGCAGAGATTGATGCATTATGTGTCCAGGAGACTGCAATTGTTGATCTTGGGGGAACTAGAGGAACAGTTGATCTGAATGACATTAGTACACAGGTTCCTGCATTACCTGGAAGTGATGTGCTAGGTAATCCCCACTCCCTGTCCTCAGCACAATGCATATATTTTCCATCGTTTAATATGCATATGGGTCTAGGCACTCATGTGCAGCTGTCTTGTTCAGGTGTGGAGGCACATAATTCAGAACCAAAAAAAGCATCCTCACCAGGTCTGCACACTGTTTAAAACTCGAATTAGTTTATATTCACATATACATTTACGCATGCCTTTGCTGCTGCTTTTCTCCCCAGGTGATGAAATTATTAGTTCAGAACAACAAGCAGAAATTGAAACGATTGCAGAGACAGAAACAGTGAGCGTTAAGGAGAATGCCATTGCTGATCATGAGGAAACAGGTGACCAGAGTGGCGTAAGTATACATGCTCCTCTATTAGCTGAATCTGGAGAAAAGGGATCACATGGAGTTGAATTGTGTGGTAAGCACTTCTCCCCACAAGCTCTCGTTTCCTATGTTGGTACTTTGATATCAAGATACTCATGCACATCTGGCATTTCAGGTATTGAGATTGAGGCTAATAATTCGGAACAAGGAAAGATGGTTTCAACTGTGGAAGCAGCCTCTACACCAGGTTTGTGCATTATTTGAATTTCTGAAGAAGTTACTATTCAATTAGGATTTTATCTAATCTCTGTACAGACGATCTAGGGCGTCACACACATGAAGTGCATGTAACTGGTGATGGTGCTATATTATCTAGTGCGGAACAGGACACATTGCAAGATAACATAAGCAGTGGTGCTGATGTGGACCTAACAACCAGCCAAAGGAAAACAGACTCTGAAGGTATCAAGGATCCTTCTATTGGGACTAACATAGAGGAGATCCAAGGCCCTTATGAAACCTCGAACAAGGACCATTTTACTGATCCTCCTGCGACTACCCTGGTGATAGCTGAATCTGATAAGGATACCTGTGATGCAGAAGTTGTTTGTGCTGGCAAGTTAGAATCTTctggtgctgatgctgttggaaCGGTTGCTGTCCAGGAGGTTCCTGCTGTTGCTGGCGATAGAGCAGGAGGGATAGGTGAAtggtccccccccccccccccccccccccccccccaaacacACGCACACACACTGACACACAAATGTTTAATGTTGATACTGAGCATCTGTCTCAGTTACTCACTTTGCATATGATTTTTCAGGTGTTGAAGGTCATTGTTCAGAACAAGTAAAGATGGCTTCGGTTGCAGAAGCAGCGTCTAGCCTGGCTTTAGTAGGATATTCTTCTTCAGAAGACTCAATGGTGGATGCTGCTGCCCGAGTAGCTGATGGTGATTTTGCGGATAGTAAAGGGGCTGGTGTTGATTGCCAAGAAACTATGCCTACTCAAGCCACCTCTACCCTCCCAGAGAACATGGATTGGCAGAATGATTCTCTTGCAGCTGCTGCGGTGACGGTTGAACCAATGTTTGCTTCCTCATCTGAGCACGCTGCAGAATCCAAGCCAATTGATGAAACTTCTGTTATGCAAGTGGAACTGGCAACCAGTACAGGGGATGAATGTGCAGCAGAGGGTGACAATGTTGTTTCATCTGAAACTGTTGTGGAATCAGAGCCTGTTCAAGAAACTGTTGTTCCTAGTCAAGGAGGTAGCATAGAAGCTAATAATACTTCTACCATCAGCGAAGTAAACAAAGATACCGAGTCTCGTGCATCTGGTGAAGTATGCAAAGATGCTCAGTCTCATGGCGGTGAATCTTACACTGAACTGCAATTGGCACCTTCCTCTGGTGAGGAGGCCATGATATTGTGTAGTGAGCTGCCCAGCCAGGAGGTGAAGGAGGCTCCAAGCAGTGAACCTTTGGGGTATAATGAAAATGTGAAAACAGAAAATGATTCTTCTTCTCAAGAACCAGTCAATGAGGAATCTGCTCCTGGTGCTGAAAATGCAAAGATTGATGAAGCTGACACAGAACAGCAACTGCCTCCTGGGCAGCAGGTGAAGGAGGCTCCAAGCAACCCTTTGGGGAATAATGAAAATGTGAAAATGGAAAATGAAGCTTCTGCTCAGGGACCAGTAAATGAGGAATCTGCTCCTCGTGCTGAAAATGTAAAGATTGATGAAGCTGACACAGAACAACTGCCTCCATCTGGTGAGGCCATGGTAGACATATCTAGCGAGCTACTCAGCCATGACGAAAAGGTGGCTCCAAGCACAGTCCCTTTAGGAAATGATGAAGATGCACATATGGAAGAGGCTTCTGCTGCACAGAGAGAGCTAAGCACTGAAGTTGCTCATGGTAGTGAAAATGCGAAACTTAGTGAAGCTGGCACGTCTGGTGAGGCCATGGTAGACGTATCTAGCGAGCTACTCAGCCAAGATGAAAAGGTGGCTCCAAGCACTGGCCCTCTAGGAAATGATGAAGATGCACAGATGGAAGAGGCTGCTGCTGCACAGAGAGAGCTAAGCACTGAAGTTGATCATGGTAgtgaaaatgtgaaacttggtGAAGCTGGCACGGAGCTGCAGTTGCCACCACCTTCATCTGGTGAGGCACTGGTAGACATATCTAGGGAGCAACTCAGCCAAGAGGTGCAGGAGGTTGCAAGCTCTGGGCCCTCAGGAACTGATGAAAATACTGAGATGGAACGGCTAAACACCAAACATTCACCTGGTGGTGAAACCTCAAAACTTGTTGGAGCTGATCCGGGAATACAATTGCCACCGTCTGGTGAGGCTGTGGTAGATATATCTAATGAGCCACCCAGCTGCCAAGAGGTAAAGGAGGCCCCGAGCAGTGACAGTTTGGGAAATGATGAAAATTCAGACACCGAGAAGACTGCTGCTGCCTTACAGGGACGGCTAAACACCGAGCTTGCTCCTAGTGGCGAAAATACAGAATCTAATGAAGCTGACACTGGGAAACAAGAGACACCCGTGTCTGCTGATGCTATGGTAGAATCATCCAGCGAGCCTCCCAGCGATGAGGCAAAGGAAGCTCCAACCACTGACCTGTCTGGGGATGATGAAAAAGCAAAGTCGGCAAGGGCTGCTGTTGTTGCGGAACTTTttggagatgcaacagaaggtgGTTCGGATCAGCCATTGCCGTCTCCAAGAGAACAAGGCAAGGAAGCAGAGGCTGATGGTGACTTGTAGAGTAAATTATGCAAATATTGTATTAAGAGCTACTAGAATCTGTGTAAGTAAGAAATGATATTAGTGCTTTAGTTGTAACTGTTGGAAGCTTTTACTCAGAATCAAAAGCAACGTGCTGAGATTACAGCAACAGTGGCCCACGGCAGTTTACTACTGTTTGATGTTCCTACTGCGTTTTGTTGAGACAGACAGTTGATCTGTCTCGTCTTGCATCGAAGTTAGCTTTGCGCCATGTTATACAACCAGTCAAGTTCTTTTCGCCACGACGACGTGCTCTGGCTGTAACCTGGAAGCACCGACAGAGGGAAGAACAGTGATCTCCTAGTTTCACTATGTTGTACTGTTAGCTGATTTGAAGGGGCATTGCAGTAGTGTGGCTTCGTAAAATAATGGTGCGTTTGAATTGTGGGCATATCGATCTAGAATCATCTGAACCTAAATACAAACCTGGATTATCTGTTTGGATGATCTGTTTGGTTTGCATCATGAGTTGAACGGATACATTACCAACCCAACCTTCATAGTCTCCCCTGCTCGCGTAATTTATTTTGACGGACTGGCCGATTCAAAAATCGTTGGACGACGCGGCTCCGTCCCATGACGAAACCAACTGATTTCTGGATGGCTGATTTTTGTATGGAGCGGTGCCGCAATCCAATGCTTCACAGGTCATGATCAACCATCTATTTTAGTTTGAAAATGAATGTTTTAAACTGGACTAGTCAAGTTTGTTTGCATAAAGGTGCGGAATAGTTACTAAGCAAGTCTACCAAGTTCAACGGTCCTCTGTAGTGTTCAGTCCTGCTTGTTTCTTCATTTGAATTTTCTCTGTCGGCGTGCCTATTATACTTGCCTCACATAGAATACTGAAACTGTAGTTCGATTTATTATGCCTAGTGTTGTAATTCTGTGTTTGAAAGGTACGTCTCATGTTGAAGTATTTCGGGAACGTGTATTTGAATTGTCCTCAATTTGACGGTGTGCCAACTGATCTCATGTACTAGGATCCTTGACTGCGAAAGTCCCAACGGACACTACGTGCATGTAAAATCGCGTCGCATATGTACAGCAGAATG is part of the Sorghum bicolor cultivar BTx623 chromosome 10, Sorghum_bicolor_NCBIv3, whole genome shotgun sequence genome and harbors:
- the LOC8061515 gene encoding chromatin structure-remodeling complex protein SYD isoform X6, coding for MASSQHASSQMASSQHVEMEAAKLLHKLIQESKDEPAKLATKLYVICQHMKLSGKEQSLPYQVISRAMETVVNQHGIDMDALRSSRIPFAGGPQAGDSSGAMSKDKEVIGNQSPMVGSDASQTSGQAGLWQLPSGSTDMTRHGTSISGRLPTGPNRGDFSAAEIHQASMSQKSGRSSGIESPASLQMEDTRSMNSHDSLKSDEKTSKKTSSKRKRMDSKGAGDLHSEDNSKSDAMSTGPNTRKGKQVGKAGRQGQPSMGIEHEQPHILQGGTAQVPPIHGGAPFLRTHPEGPSGRTMDKTKPSNPFSMAQIPSFPEGLASSGATIELQKSIQGGANLFNPSFGWNQNPQVPTLKNSQGSIPNLVRSGVTIEGKINVGAQGAFNSTSAPQMEFPTIPPYNPSSFGVSSQFLDKGKELASSSTGAELHSTSKVASQPGIPHGSPMQERQGIIRVPQRADPSSLPSRSTGPSPMSHTSSNTPFKEQQLKQLRAQCLVFLAFRNNLQPRRVHLEIALGRGPPAESDSAGQRGSEGRVSDALGKENGSSRENSGVFCRQTDISRLPSTSAGSIAEVDSLLKDPENATKKIKVAEQEKSLMEVENIQQASASSGMRSQETASQNPSGPQQSYFQGDTRRIASDIHRTDAENLSRNLSWGGQGSTVLGGTRQHLNQETKESLPPSKSHHMPGDGFNSNIPGIDRTPETAGAGNDVENCSHVVDIVPEQAADDGDEDLPEHEDLLSSPPKHTMTEKWILDYQKRIYNERQKRASEQHKLHSRMSASYEKLKESVNSSEDLSAKTKSVIELKKLQLLPLQRRVRSEFLLDFFKPNTTDLERIKSLKKHRHGRRVKQLEKIEQKMKEERQKRIRERQKEFFADIEAHREKLEDNFKAKRERLKGFNRYAKEFHKRKERIHREKLDRIQREKINLLKNNDVEGYLRMVQDAKSDRVKQLLRETEKYLQKLGNKLQNAKSTDGRSSFVTDKSDAANDIEDESYQPQHYLESNEKYYQLAHSVKETVNDQPSYLQGGKLREYQMNGLRWLVSLYNNNLNGILADEMGLGKTVQVISLLCYLMETKNDRGPFLVVVPSSVLPGWESELSFWAPSINKIAYSGPPEERRKMFKEMIVHQKFNVLLTTYEYLMNKHDRPKLSKIQWHYIIIDEGHRIKNASCKLNADLKLYRSSHRLLLTGTPLQNNLEELWALLNFLLPNIFNSSEDFSQWFNKPFESNGDNSPDEALLSEEENLLIINRLHQVLRPFVLRRLKHKVENELPEKIERLVRCEPSAYQKLLMTRVEENLGGIGAVKVRSVHNSVMELRNICNHPYLSQLHVEEIEGYLPKHFLPSIVRLCGKLEMLDRLLPKLKATGHRVLLFSTMTRLLDVMEDYLVWKKYKYLRLDGHTSGQERGALIDKFNDPNSQAFIFLLSIRAGGVGVNLQAADTVIIFDTDWNPQVDLQAQARAHRIGQKKEVLVLRLETVRTVEEQVRASAEHKLGVANQSITAGFFDNNTSAEDRREYLESLLRECKKEEAAPVLDDDALNDILARSEAEIDIFESIDKQRREEEMAIWQKVVQDGSTSGLDPAVLPSRLVTDDDLKPFCHAMKLYEPSSNVKTVKVNVRKKGELGGLDTQHYGRGKRAREVRSYEDQWTEEEFEKLCQVDSPESPQPGGMSKDLDIPNKGIKTEIAVESSKEPEQMRMEASPTVGDSPPAKRRRGRPKRSDVFLSPTADLTDAVKQDTGTTQDGSLATPASTFHSDTPATPIHSAASDVNIHSISPADIKKQEFSTDTKPSSSVSVLEGSTANEIGTPLQSVHNVAAPAPPHQSARGRKSQAGETPRRRGRKPKSLSSSGVDDVSLNPTVSTGSGVADTSYVSSYSHVNMPSSQGTAVALAGIQKDLVTVKLDTLLPDSGKNISPVNEDKGATVTTPVAKDICAGTVTTSDNTITLTPNTLKENIGLVQVASAPTMPMPVASEELLKTAAHVVVADKPVEKQTASRRRRKKTSSSEDTGVSTRQRSAMKKSYYSTSVAIDEVGSAMTPNEKSGIEKERDVSSIQDTPNQLPNINSPLYEKSGYDSQPSTPIAVPINEATLPSGFDTRTTHSKITLATSANPADHDKPVDLHLNAPVSVDSQNHEQLKTGKDHLAVSSGIFSTQLQTVTANPTSDNKPGTTQFEPSASSVQNSGKDATALTSSEVDSAAPNKAPSRRRKGSTREPRTRRTSAAAASERRARLTGSKQAEDTKKLKMSATPTTTVCVLAVEQQGAASLRAEVTNASVCEEQKNPGSHVSSDISIPVGSHVLGAISTEETTATVITQTPAVAKSEERKLPVGDQQGIQFDSTVPQTKMVSNDESMQGTEVNNSEQTKIVSAAEPAPANDEHMQDITVLSSELQTKMVSAAEIDALCVQETAIVDLGGTRGTVDLNDISTQVPALPGSDVLGVEAHNSEPKKASSPGDEIISSEQQAEIETIAETETVSVKENAIADHEETGDQSGVSIHAPLLAESGEKGSHGVELCGIEIEANNSEQGKMVSTVEAASTPDDLGRHTHEVHVTGDGAILSSAEQDTLQDNISSGADVDLTTSQRKTDSEGIKDPSIGTNIEEIQGPYETSNKDHFTDPPATTLVIAESDKDTCDAEVVCAGKLESSGADAVGTVAVQEVPAVAGDRAGGIGVEGHCSEQVKMASVAEAASSLALVGYSSSEDSMVDAAARVADGDFADSKGAGVDCQETMPTQATSTLPENMDWQNDSLAAAAVTVEPMFASSSEHAAESKPIDETSVMQVELATSTGDECAAEGDNVVSSETVVESEPVQETVVPSQGGSIEANNTSTISEVNKDTESRASGEVCKDAQSHGGESYTELQLAPSSGEEAMILCSELPSQEVKEAPSSEPLGYNENVKTENDSSSQEPVNEESAPGAENAKIDEADTEQQLPPGQQVKEAPSNPLGNNENVKMENEASAQGPVNEESAPRAENVKIDEADTEQLPPSGEAMVDISSELLSHDEKVAPSTVPLGNDEDAHMEEASAAQRELSTEVAHGSENAKLSEAGTSGEAMVDVSSELLSQDEKVAPSTGPLGNDEDAQMEEAAAAQRELSTEVDHGSENVKLGEAGTELQLPPPSSGEALVDISREQLSQEVQEVASSGPSGTDENTEMERLNTKHSPGGETSKLVGADPGIQLPPSGEAVVDISNEPPSCQEVKEAPSSDSLGNDENSDTEKTAAALQGRLNTELAPSGENTESNEADTGKQETPVSADAMVESSSEPPSDEAKEAPTTDLSGDDEKAKSARAAVVAELFGDATEGGSDQPLPSPREQGKEAEADGDL